A genomic window from Yarrowia lipolytica chromosome 1D, complete sequence includes:
- a CDS encoding uncharacterized protein (Compare to YALI0D07524g, similar to Saccharomyces cerevisiae AGE1 (YDR524C); ancestral locus Anc_1.23, weakly similar to uniprot|Q9UUE2 Schizosaccharomyces pombe Protein csx2 putative ADP- ribosylation factor (ARF) GTPase activating protein), whose protein sequence is MGAVPSKPDDPLGTSCYMDPAFVVDRISVMSTSSSSAKAIAANNNVSQASVRNSGVLAISQKPNEQVDVLTHLVTPLCQLLLSSADHTRNVLTTANDFVQDPDDPSRFLVRVRLPPDATCLAQFGIQLSDSISGGALITASSPKELHHFITNEFFHDPNIHTRSNVAFLGDFTPGKMEFVWELSHHLGKGPLYCCFVEYDKRQDSLRTLAQFKFFADTQTTTPQVTSKLSNLALSPSSATQGSSPSTNLTPPSSDITYNSTASASPGSPTSPLRSPKTNVFDASSPLKLAEPMSLTQALSQQDAIKGLGQSVDSLLEKSISPADVPIQNGDDGPVFRATIQSLEKKTRSLKALIKRLYKQAVVVSERQSELATEYTLYLDYMKDIDGIQVAAGATCEQWVQIAAWLNSSNVDLQMLVLTPLKKFYENEIKMFEGHKKDFDDESREYYSWLSRYLGQKSPPKASKSDSKYQDKRKAFELKRFDYFTYLTDLHGGRKMQALTLSISQNEEKQLARFLALSAGIQASKPKIDRLVDHVKQASKDWTRSRTDVEIRRRQLERSIEAGESTLPSAQNTQAPSLSAALSNSNNSGSTNNLGAGAPTAPNLSSTPIPIPTPMSGPGAPTRSRSQGANRAIPRLNTSLGGMQGARSAVPSLPALPNLTPSASASNGSSTAQNIKSLIIDSPPKPSKRHSYIEDVSDHLNLQQQQQQQQQQQQHSFEELSPDSAEHKEGLLWSMDPSTKNINKKTVGWHKYWVVLAGGRLSEYSNWKQGLEANRTPIDLKMALCREARNSDRRFCFEIVTPQTKRVYQATSEDDLATWVAAINGAISTSLENVSSPPRESSAQMAQRELSRSPLKDNGAHLRRVVSSSAGTAIPGSGAPPSMSQAPPQMGPMSPDVYKLAVSIDPSNSTCADCASTQGVTWISLNLMVIICTQCSAVHRSLGSHVTKVRSLTLDTRDFTPAVIDAIRQVCNRTLNDIYEAKLSDKSTLVKNREHFIQNKYVSRKYAAPLNGNQALIDAIVAHNVLELLRAVFAGADINLPVNDGLLIYSLRANPVHFAIPELLLLNGTKVPSIELSGKVSLSEEAKRYLLQKVERANE, encoded by the coding sequence ATGGGAGCTGTACCCTCCAAACCAGATGACCCTCTCGGGACCTCGTGCTACATGGATCCGGCGTTTGTGGTCGACCGCATCTCCGTCATGAGCacctcttcgtcgtcagCAAAGGCCATAGccgccaacaacaatgTGTCACAGGCCAGCGTGCGCAATTCCGGTGTGCTGGCCATTTCGCAAAAGCCCAACGAGCAGGTCGATGTGCTTACTCATCTCGTTACTCCGCTGTGCCAACTATTACTTTCCTCTGCCGACCACACTCGCAATGTGCTGACGACGGCGAACGACTTTGTGCAGGATCCAGACGATCCCTCTCGCTTCCTGGTGAGAGTGCGTCTGCCTCCAGATGCCACGTGTCTCGCCCAGTTCGGTATCCAGCTTTCAGACAGCATTTCAGGCGGAGCTCTCATCACAGCGTCCTCGCCCAAAGAATTGCACCacttcatcaccaacgaGTTCTTCCACGACCCCAACATCCACACACGGTCCAACGTAGCCTTCCTCGGCGACTTTACTCCGGGAAAGATGGAGTTTGTATGGGAACTATCACATCACCTGGGTAAGGGACCTCTCTACTGCTGTTTTGTGGAGTACGACAAACGACAAGACAGTCTACGGACGCTGGCCCAATTCAAGTTCTTTGCGGATACACAGACGACAACGCCACAGGTGACGTCAAAGCTCTCCAATCTTGCCTTATCGCCTTCTTCAGCTACCCAAGGATCTTCCCCCTCCACAAACCTCacacctccatcttcagATATCACATACAACTCAACCGCATCCGCCTCTCCAGGATCGCCAACGTCGCCGCTACGGTCTCCAAAGACTAACGTGTTTGATGCCTCGTCGCCCCTCAAACTAGCAGAACCCATGTCGCTGACACAGGCTCTGTCACAGCAGGACGCAATCAAGGGCCTGGGACAGAGCGTCGATTCTCTGCTGGAAAAGAGCATCAGTCCTGCTGACGTCCCGATCCAGAACGGAGACGATGGACCTGTCTTTCGGGCCACCATCCAGTCGctggaaaagaagaccCGATCTCTCAAGGCGCTCATCAAGCGGCTTTACAAGCAGGCTGTGGTGGTATCTGAGCGACAATCGGAGCTCGCAACAGAGTACACGCTTTATCTGGACTATATGAAGGATATTGACGGCATCCAGGTTGCTGCCGGGGCGACGTGTGAGCAATGGGTCCAGATCGCAGCCTGGCTTAACTCGTCCAATGTCGATCTGCAGATGCTGGTGCTAACGCCGCTCAAAAAGTTTTACGAAAACGAAATCAAAATGTTCGAGGGCcacaagaaggactttGACGACGAGTCGCGCGAATACTACTCGTGGCTTAGCAGGTACCTGGGCCAAAAGTCCCCTCCTAAGGCGTCGAAGTCAGATTCCAAGTACCAGGACAAGCGTAAGGCGTTTGAACTCAAGCGGTTCGACTACTTTACATACCTCACAGACCTGCATGGAGGACGAAAGATGCAGGCTCTGACTCTGAGCATTTCTCagaacgaggagaagcagctggcGCGATTTCTGGCACTATCGGCTGGCATTCAGGCGTCCAAGCCCAAAATTGACCGACTGGTGGATCATGTAAAACAGGCGAGCAAGGATTGGACCAGAAGCAGAACCGACGTGGAGATTCGACGCCGGCAGCTCGAGAGAAGCATTGAGGCGGGCGAATCGACTCTTCCCAGCGCGCAAAACACACAGGCTCCTTCATTAAGTGCAGCCCTCAGTAATTCAAACAACAGTGGCAGCACCAACAACCTTGGTGCTGGAGCTCCAACAGCTCCCAatctctcctccacacccATCCCCATTCCCACTCCCATGAGCGGACCCGGAGCACCTACCAGGTCTCGTTCTCAGGGCGCTAATCGAGCAATTCCCCGGCTCAATACCTCACTCGGAGGCATGCAGGGTGCTCGGTCTGCTGTTCCTAGccttccagctcttccCAATCTCACACCCTCCGCTTCTGCATCTAATGGCAGTTCCACAGCCCAGAATATCAAGTCGCTGATCATCGACTCGCCCCCAAAGCCCTCAAAACGTCACTCATACATTGAGGATGTCAGTGATCATCTGAATTtgcaacaacaacagcagcagcagcaacagcagcagcaacacaGCTTTGAGGAGCTGTCTCCTGACTCGGCAGAGCACAAAGAGGGCCTGTTGTGGTCCATGGACCCATCTACcaagaacatcaacaaAAAGACGGTTGGATGGCACAAATATTGGGTGGTGCTCGCTGGTGGACGGCTCTCCGAGTACAGCAACTGGAAGCAGGGGCTGGAGGCTAACAGAACTCCCATCGACCTGAAAATGGCGCTTTGTCGAGAAGCTCGAAACTCAGACCGTCGGTTCTGTTTCGAGATTGTCACTCCCCAAACCAAGCGGGTGTACCAAGCCACGTCGGAGGATGATCTGGCCACGTGGGTGGCTGCTATCAATGGAGCAATCAGTACGTCGTTGGAAAacgtttcttctcctcctcgtgAGTCGTCTGCCCAAATGGCCCAGCGGGAATTATCCCGGTCCCCTCTGAAGGACAATGGGGCTCATTTGAGACGAGTGGTGAGTTCTTCTGCCGGTACAGCCATTCCCGGGTCTGGCGCTCCCCCTTCAATGAGCCAGGCCCCTCCACAGATGGGCCCCATGTCTCCGGACGTGTACAAGTTGGCGGTGTCTATCGATCCATCCAACAGCACGTGTGCAGATTGTGCGTCGACGCAGGGCGTCACGTGGATCTCCCTGAACCTCATGGTGATCATCTGCACGCAGTGCTCGGCTGTGCATCGGTCGCTGGGTTCACACGTGACTAAGGTTCGGTCCCTGACGCTTGACACGCGCGACTTCACGCCGGCGGTGATCGATGCGATTCGCCAGGTGTGCAACCGAACTCTCAATGACATTTACGAGGCCAAACTTAGCGACAAGTCGACGCTGGTCAAAAACAGAGAGCATTTCATCCAAAACAAGTACGTTTCGCGCAAGTACGCTGCTCCGCTGAACGGCAACCAGGCGCTGATCGATGCAATCGTGGCCCATAAtgtgctggagctgctgcgGGCCGTGTTTGCAGGCGCAGATATCAATCTGCCTGTAAACGACGGTTTGTTGATCTACAGTCTGCGGGCCAACCCTGTGCATTTTGCCATTcctgagctgctgctgctcaacggCACCAAGGTACCCTCCATTGAGCTGAGCGGCAAGGTGTCATTgtccgaggaggccaagcgGTATCTATTGCAGAAGGTGGAGAGGGCGAATGAGTAA
- a CDS encoding uncharacterized protein (Compare to YALI0D07535g, gnl|GLV|YALI0D07535g [Yarrowia lipolytica] similar to uniprot|P89113 Saccharomyces cerevisiae YOL052ca DDR2 heat shock protein DDRA2) → MFPFLFRPHPCLRRRCCRCPEERYRWCRCHHRWRRRRWPQRYLRCRRWRQLHLRQLFRQALQPQRERCLLLHCQRWHCRCRRCWCRCSHPLSGLYQTWTTLRISIINHLLLLEKHHALICNV, encoded by the exons ATGTTTCCGT TTCTCTTCCGCCCTCATCCTTGCCTCCGTCGCCGCTGTTGCCGTTGCCCAGAAGAACGGTACCGCTGGTGCCGCTGCCACCACCGGTGGCGCCGTCGTCGGTGGCCACAACGGTACCTCCGGTGCCGCCGCTGGAGGCAACTCCACCTCCGGCAACTCTTCCGCCAAGCCCTCCAACCACAACGAGAACGGTGCCTCCTACTCCATTGCCAACGCTGGCATTGTCGGTGCCGCCGTTGCTGGTGCCGTTGCTCTCATCCTCTAAGCGGATTGTACCAGACTTGGACAACCCTCAGGATCAGCATCATTAATcatttattattattagAAAAGCACCATGCACTAATTTGTAATGTATAG
- a CDS encoding uncharacterized protein (Compare to YALI0D07502g, similar to Saccharomyces cerevisiae SPS1 (YDR523C); ancestral locus Anc_1.24, weakly similar to uniprot|P08458 Saccharomyces cerevisiae YDR523c SPS1 ser/thr protein kinase), which produces MSNHSSSASFSTVLQTINMSPPLRKHRSRFPLFDSVQRVSYSYSSKNSTANPSSANVTGYCDNVLDTDTQDELSKCHNPDEVVALDVVLGKGSFGKVYKGRIRKTNQVCAVKQVNLDEEDDIDEIALEVNFLASLRCPFITEYYGSVVDNRDYTLWILMEYCGGGSCADLIKSQPFREDHIAVVMRDTLRGLEYLHKQRKVHRDIKAANILLTTEGDVKLADFGVSGEMGLSIKKMRSFVGTPYWMAPEVISKAGYDYKADIWSLGITALELADGSPPLSGLSPMKALSVIPDRECPSLPHGNQFTELFREFIDACMCKDPDSRSSATQLLTLKFVRTTKRPSILVPLIQQHHKFVRKLKPAQKRVLNAPPYKGEQTAWDFSSDAPTTPSPLISAASASTFTTAYTDAAEGDEGEEGWKEAEKEQLSEYPQPFNGVSRTPGISHIEIRPDSSLSTALSIHHPEKRARYETPPPSSPVSTVLQTIPVQAESSLRSFQQHAFPPYTPNQSPQRSPSLYPDQKRAQLLSHLMSIEQEYPGISEELLVQVCHSSPRGPYSALSPPISSKSGSSSPGRAGVNAGNRPFGAFHQSGIICPLPRSPLTAATSAASSHMAPQASPLKRTHSVFHKFGSNSPKMATTDTNKEGYYLAPVTPPPGPRCQPSRVDVTQWSER; this is translated from the coding sequence ATGTCCAATCATTCCTCCAGTGCTTCTTTTTCGACTGTCCTTCAAACCATCAACATGTCTCCTCCGCTTCGAAAACACCGCTCTCGATTCCCGCTTTTTGACAGTGTACAGAGAGTGtcctactcgtactcttcCAAAAACAGCACTGCAAACCCGTCCTCTGCCAACGTCACCGGCTACTGCGACAACGTGTTGGACACAGATACCCAAGATGAGCTGTCCAAGTGTCACAACCCCGACGAAGTGGTTGCTCTGGACGTTGTTCTGGGCAAGGGCTCGTTTGGAAAGGTGTACAAGGGCCGCATTCGAAAGACCAACCAGGTGTGTGCTGTTAAGCAGGTGAACCTggacgaggaagacgaTATCGACGAAATCGCCCTCGAGGTCAACTTCCTGGCGTCTCTCAGATGTCCCTTCATCACCGAATACTACGGCTCTGTGGTGGACAACAGAGACTACACTCTGTGGATTCTCATGGAGTATTGTGGCGGCGGCTCGTGCGCCGATCTCATCAAGAGCCAGCCGTTTCGAGAGGACCATATTGCAGTGGTCATGAGAGACACGCTGCGAGGCCTCGAGTACCTGCACAAACAGAGAAAGGTGCACAGAGATATCAAAGCCGCCAACATTCTGCTTACGACCGAGGGAGATGTCAAGTTGGCCGATTTTGGAGTCTCTGGCGAGATGGGACTGTCCATCAAAAAGATGAGGTCCTTTGTCGGTACTCCTTACTGGATGGCACCTGAGGTGATCAGCAAGGCTGGATACGACTACAAAGCTGACATCTGGTCGCTTGGAATTACCGCCCTCGAGCTGGCTGACGGCTCACCTCCCCTCTCGGGTCTTTCTCCCATGAAAGCCCTCTCCGTCATTCCAGACAGAGAGTGCCCCAGTCTGCCTCACGGGAACCAGTTTACCGAGCTGTTCAGGGAGTTTATCGATGCGTGCATGTGCAAAGACCCCGACAGCCGTTCGTCGGCCACCCAGCTTCTGACTCTCAAGTTTGTGAGGACTACCAAAAGGCCCTCTATTCTGGTTCCGCtcatccagcagcaccacAAGTTTGTACGCAAACTGAAGCCTGCGCAGAAACGCGTTCTCAATGCCCCGCCATACAAGGGAGAGCAGACCGCCTGGGACTTCAGCAGTGACGctcccaccacccccaGTCCTCTCATTTCAGCCGCCTCGGCCAGTACATTTACTACAGCCTACACTGATGCAGCCGAGGGAGACGAGGGCGAGGAAGGATGGAAGGAAGCGGAGAAGGAACAACTTTCGGAGTACCCCCAGCCCTTCAACGGAGTGTCTCGAACTCCAGGGATCTCCCACATTGAGATTCGGCCGGATTCCAGCCTGTCAACTGCTCTGTCGATTCACCACCCTGAGAAGAGGGCTCGATACGAGACTCCGCCTCCCTCGTCGCCCGTATCGACTGTGCTACAGACAATCCCTGTTCAGGCAGAGTCTTCCCTGCGCTCCTTTCAGCAGCATGCATTCCCTCCGTACACTCCGAATCAGTCTCCTCAGCGTTCTCCAAGTCTGTATCCTGATCAGAAGCGGGCACAGCTCCTCTCCCACCTCATGTCTATCGAGCAGGAGTACCCCGGCATCTCCGAGGAGCTTCTTGTGCAGGTGTGCCACTCGTCTCCTCGAGGCCCGTACTCGGCGCTCTCTCCCCCCATATCTTCCAAGTCAGGGTCCTCTTCCCCTGGTCGGGCAGGAGTGAACGCCGGAAACCGACCCTTTGGTGCGTTCCACCAGTCAGGCATCATTTGCCCCCTGCCCCGGTCTCCATTGACGGCCGCCACGTCTGCCGCTTCTTCGCATATGGCGCCACAGGCCAGTCCTCTGAAGCGCACCCACAGTGTATTCCACAAGTTTGGCTCTAACAGTCCCAAGATGGCTACCACGGATACGAATAAGGAGGGATACTATCTCGCGCCCGTGACACCTCCTCCGGGTCCTCGTTGCCAACCCAGTCGTGTTGACGTTACCCAGTGGTCAGAGCGGTGA